A genomic window from Punica granatum isolate Tunisia-2019 chromosome 2, ASM765513v2, whole genome shotgun sequence includes:
- the LOC116196475 gene encoding phosphoglucomutase, chloroplastic, whose protein sequence is MTFSLRLNAPPPLLPRSPTPRLNKLLHPSTPPPLSSLSPHLLTGPALRTHSSIVRASSSPAAIAEPEGIKINSVPTTPIEGQKTGTSGLRKKVKVFMQENYLANWIQALFNSLAPEDYKNGLLVLGGDGRYFNKEAAQIIIKIAAGNGVGKILVGQDGIMSTPAVSAVIRNRKANGGFIMSASHNPGGPEYDWGIKFNYSSGQPAPESITDKIYGNTLSISEIKIADIPDVNLSLPGITKYGNFSVEVIDPVSDYLELMKSVFDFPLIKNLLSRPDFRFVFDAMHAVTGAYAKPIFVDKLGASPDSISNGVPLEDFGHGHPDPNLTYAKDLVNIMYGNNAPDFGAASDGDGDRNMILGKGFFVTPSDSVAIIAANAQAAIPYFQGGPKGLARSMPTSGSLDRVTQKLNLPFFEVPTGWKFFGNLMDAGKLSICGEESFGTGSDHIREKDGIWAVLAWLSILAFRNKDKKPGEKLVSVSDVVKEHWATYGRNFFSRYDYEECESEGANKMIDYLRDLVSKSKAGEKYGSYVLQFADDFTYTDPVDGSVASKQGVRFVFTDGSRIIYRLSGTGSAGATVRIYIEQFEPDVSKHDMDAQIALKPLIDLALSISKLKDFTGREKPTVIT, encoded by the exons ATGACCTTCTCTCTCCGCCTCAACGCTCCTCCACCTCTCTTACCTCGCTCTCCCACTCCCCGCCTCAACAAGCTCCTTCATCCATCCACTCCGCCGCCCCTTTCCTCACTCTCTCCCCACCTCCTCACCGGACCGGCTCTCAGGACACACTCCTCCATCGTCAGGGCCTCTTCCTCTCCCGCTGCCATCGCTGAGCCTGAAGGCATCAAG attaattcAGTTCCGACGACGCCAATTGAAGGTCAGAAGACTGGAACGAGCGGTCTCCGGAAGAAG GTTAAGGTTTTTATGCAAGAAAATTACCTCGCAAACTGGATCCAG GCGCTGTTCAATTCGCTGGCACCGGAAGATTACAAGAATGGGCTGTTAGTTTTGGGAGGCGATGGCCGATATTTCAATAAGGAAGCAGCGCAG ATAATCATAAAAATTGCTGCAGGCAACGGCGTTGGAAAGATCTTGGTTGGGCA GGATGGAATTATGTCAACACCTGCTGTTTCTGCTGTAATAAGAAATAGAAAG GCCAATGGTGGATTTATCATGAGTGCCAGCCACAATCCTGGTGGGCCTGAATATGATTGGGGTATCAAG TTCAATTACAGTAGTGGACAACCTGCACCTGAGTCAATCACAGACAAGATTTACGGAAACACGCTGTCT ATATCTGAGATAAAGATCGCAGACATTCCTGACGTAAATCTTTCTCTGCCTGGAATCACAAAATATGGAAATTTCAGTGTAGAAGTGATTGATCCTGTCTCTGATTATCTGGAGCTAATGAAG AGTGTATTTGATTTCCCACTTATCAAGAATCTTCTCTCTCGCCCTGATTTTAG GTTTGTCTTTGATGCCATGCATGCAGTCACTGGTGCTTATGCAAAACCGATCTTTGTGGATAAGCTCGGAGCCAGTCCG GATTCAATTTCAAATGGAGTTCCTTTGGAAGATTTTGGGCATGGTCATCCAGACCCCAATCTTAC TTATGCTAAGGACTTGGTCAATATTATGTATGGTAATAATGCCCCCGATTTTGGAGCTGCAAGTGATG GAGATGGAGACAGAAACATGATTTTGGGTAAAGGTTTTTTTGTCACTCCTTCAGACTCTGTTGCAATTATTGCAGCAAATGCACAAGCTGCTATTCCTTACTTTCAGGGTGGTCCTAAG GGTCTTGCTAGATCGATGCCAACTAGTGGTTCGCTAGATCGGGTCACTCAGAAGTTGAATCTTCCTTTCTTTGAG GTTCCGACAGGTTGGAAATTCTTTGGAAATCTGATGGATGCTGGGAAATTGTCTATCTGCGGGGAAGAAAGTTTCGGAACTGGTTCAGATCACATACGTGAGAAGGATGGTATATG ggCCGTATTGGCTTGGCTTTCAATTTTAGCATTCCGCAACAAAGACAAAAAGCCAGGGGAGAAATTAGTGTCTGTCTCTGATGTTGTGAAGGAGCACTGGGCAACTTATGGCAGAAATTTCTTTTCTAGATATGACTACGAG GAATGTGAATCTGAAGGGGCCAACAAAATGATTGATTATCTTAGAGATCTGGTCTCAAAGAGCAAGGCAGGTGAAAAGTATG GTAGTTATGTCCTTCAGTTTGCTGATGATTTCACATACACTGATCCT GTGGATGGAAGCGTAGCATCTAAGCAAGGTGTGCGGTTTGTATTTACAGATGGATCAAGGATCATCTATCGATTATCA GGAACCGGTTCAGCAGGTGCAACTGTTAGGATATACATCGAGCAATTCGAGCCTGATGTCTCCAAACACGACATGGATGCTCAGATAGCACTAAAGCCACTGATAG ATCTGGCTTTGTCGATATCGAAGCTGAAGGATTTCACTGGAAGGGAGAAGCCCACAGTTATCACATAA
- the LOC116193635 gene encoding gibberellin 20 oxidase 2 has translation MAIDRVANKASSMSHQDRPPHDQDKDDHHQNPVAFDASVLQYQSVIPKQFVWPDDEKPSPYAPELLVPLIDIGGFLSGDPVASVEASRLVGEACKKHGFFLVVNHGVDGQLISNAHRYMDGFFGLPLGEKQRAQRKVGEHCGYASSFTGRFSSKLPWKETLSFRYSAERSSSNVVEDYFLNTMGKDFLQFGTVYQDYCEAMSRLSLGIMELLGMSLGVDRAYFRGFFEDNDSIMRLNYYPPCQKPDQTLGTGPHCDPTSLTILHQDHVGGLQVFVDNQWRSISPNFNAFVVNIGDTFMALSNGIYKSCLHRAVVNSETPRKSLAFFLCPKVDKVVRPPSELVNPACPRVYPDFTWAMFLEFTQKQYRADMNTLQVFTNWIDQHKISEKALSVH, from the exons ATGGCAATAGACCGTGTCGCCAATAAAGCATCGTCGATGTCTCACCAAGACCGACCGCCTCATGACCAGGACAAAGATGACCACCACCAGAACCCCGTAGCATTCGATGCGTCGGTCCTCCAGTACCAGTCAGTCATCCCGAAGCAGTTCGTTTGGCCCGATGATGAGAAACCTTCCCCTTATGCCCCAGAACTTCTGGTTCCCCTGATTGATATAGGCGGCTTCCTCTCCGGGGACCCCGTCGCGTCCGTGGAAGCTTCCAGGCTTGTTGGCGAAGCATGCAAGAAGCATGGCTTCTTCCTCGTGGTTAATCATGGGGTTGACGGGCAGCTCATCTCCAACGCACACCGCTACATGGATGGTTTCTTCGGGTTGCCGCTTGGCGAGAAACAAAGGGCTCAGAGGAAGGTTGGTGAGCATTGCGGGTACGCCAGTAGTTTCACTGGAAGATTCTCCTCCAAGCTACCTTGGAAGGAGACCCTCTCCTTCCGCTATTCCGCCGAGAGAAGCTCATCTAATGTCGTCGAGGATTACTTTCTGAACACCATGGGCAAAGATTTCCTGCAGTTTGG GACGGTATATCAGGACTACTGCGAGGCAATGAGCCGCCTGTCGCTGGGGATAATGGAGTTGCTTGGGATGAGCTTGGGGGTGGATCGAGCTTATTTCCGGGGGTTCTTCGAGGATAACGATTCGATCATGAGGCTCAATTACTATCCACCCTGCCAGAAGCCGGACCAGACCCTGGGCACGGGGCCCCACTGTGATCCTACATCCTTGACCATCCTCCACCAGGACCATGTTGGCGGGCTCCAAGTCTTTGTGGACAATCAGTGGCGGTCCATTAGCCCCAATTTTAATGCATTCGTCGTCAACATCGGCGACACTTTCATG GCGCTTTCGAATGGGATATACAAGAGCTGCCTGCACAGGGCAGTGGTAAATAGTGAGACCCCGAGGAAGTCGCTGGCCTTTTTCCTGTGCCCAAAGGTTGATAAAGTGGTGAGACCACCGAGCGAACTGGTGAATCCGGCATGCCCTCGGGTATACCCAGATTTTACATGGGCTATGTTTCTCGAGTTCACTCAGAAACAATACAGAGCCGACATGAACACTCTCCAAGTCTTCACAAATTGGATTGACCAACACAAAATATCTGAGAAAGCTCTCTCAGTTCATTAA